GGCGAAGTTGGAGCGAGGCCGATGATGCCCGATGGGGTTCGGTTGTGGCGCCGGATGAACCGATGGGCCGCGCCAAAGGTATGTAGGGTAGTGGAATTGTCCCGCCGTGTGTTTCCGGTATAATCTAGCGGGGGCGCCGCCCCGACGACAGAGAAAGGGCTTTGTCATGGAAACCGTACAAGAAGTCGCCAAGCGAATTGTGGACAACGTGGAGAAAGTCATCATCGGCAAGCGCCAGCAGGTGGAGCAGACCGTCATCGCGCTCCTGTGCCAGGGCCACGTGCTGATAGAGGACGTGCCAGGCGTGGGCAAGACCATGCTCGCCAAGACCATCGCCCGCTCGCTGGGGTGCACGTTCCAGCGCATTCAGTTCACCCCCGACATGCTGCCCAGCGACGTAACGGGCGTGTCGGTGTTCAACCAGAAGACCCGCGAGTTTGAGTTCCGCCCCGGTCCCATCATGGCGCAGATTGTGCTCACCGACGAGATCAACCGCGCCACGCCGAAGACCCAATCGGCGCTGCTGGAGGCGATGGAGGAGAAGCAGGTTACGGTGGACGGGATTACCTACCCGCTCCAGAAGCCGTTTCTGGTGCTCGCCACGCAGAACCCCATTGAGTACGAGGGCACCTTCCCTCTGCCCGAGGCGCAGTTGGACCGGTTCATGTTGCGCATCAGTGTGGGCTATCCGTCGCCGACGGATGAGATTCGCATGTTGGATTCGCAGCAGCGCGTCCATCCGGTGGAAACGGTGGAGCAGGTGGTCAGCGCCGAGGCCCTGCTCCAGGCCCAGGAGGCGGTCAAAGAGGTGCACATAGACGATGCAATCAAAGAGTACATCGTAGAACTCGTGAACACATCGCGCAAGCATCCGGACATCTACCTGGGGGCCAGCCCGCGCGGCTCGCTGGCGCTGTACAAGACCGCCCAGGCGAAAGCCGCCGTGGAAGGCCGCGACTACGTCATCCCCGACGACGTGAAGGCCCTGGCCATTCCGGCGTTGGCGCACCGCCTGATCGTGTCGCCGGCAGCGCGCATCAAGAACGTGGACGCCAGGGTTGTGGTGCAGGAGATTCTGGATTCTGTCCCGGTCCCCGGAACGCGGGCGCGCCCACGGAGGTAGGCATCCACCATGTCGCGTCTTGATCTCGTCCTGCTCCATGCCCCCAGCGTGTACGACTTCCGCCAGGAGTCCATCCTGTACGGGCCGGTGAGCGATTTGGTTCCGTCCACGCCCGTGTTTGAGATGTACCCCATCGGGTTCACCACCATCGCCGAATACCTGGAGCGCCACGGGTTCCGGGTGCGCATCGTGAACCTGGCGGTGCGCATGTTGCGGGAGAAGCGGTTTGACCCCGAAGCGATGATCCGCTCGCTGAATCCGCGGGCGTTCGGCATAGACCTGCACTGGATGCCCCACGCGCACGGGGCTATAGAGGTGGCGCGCCTGGTCAAGAAGCACCACCCCGACACGCCCGTTATCTTCGGCGGGTTCTCCGCTTCGTACTTCCACCGCGAGTTACTGACGGAGTACCCCGAGGTGGATTTCGTCGTGCGCGGCGACTCCACCGAGGAACCCATGCGCCAGTTGATGACGGCCCTGCGCGACGGCGGGGATTTCGCGGGCGTGGACAACCTCACGTGGCGCGACCCCGACGGTCAGGTGCGGGCCAATCCCATCGGCTTCTCGCC
This Chloroflexota bacterium DNA region includes the following protein-coding sequences:
- a CDS encoding MoxR family ATPase, translating into METVQEVAKRIVDNVEKVIIGKRQQVEQTVIALLCQGHVLIEDVPGVGKTMLAKTIARSLGCTFQRIQFTPDMLPSDVTGVSVFNQKTREFEFRPGPIMAQIVLTDEINRATPKTQSALLEAMEEKQVTVDGITYPLQKPFLVLATQNPIEYEGTFPLPEAQLDRFMLRISVGYPSPTDEIRMLDSQQRVHPVETVEQVVSAEALLQAQEAVKEVHIDDAIKEYIVELVNTSRKHPDIYLGASPRGSLALYKTAQAKAAVEGRDYVIPDDVKALAIPALAHRLIVSPAARIKNVDARVVVQEILDSVPVPGTRARPRR